Proteins co-encoded in one Ponticoccus alexandrii genomic window:
- a CDS encoding VWA domain-containing protein yields MSGDEFDDLKRAFDAGLPGPDPEARKRALTLAMKNFDDLQGSTDAARLTSEPTREGGILRGVRKMYATISSKGFLTATTALAAVAMVTVIPVLQEQAPSLRSREATPEPVVLTEEAEPPLVEPAPVEEVEAAPPMADMAAEPMPETFAAPSAAVQNRAMGGAAKMAPGVVSPAPMPAPSFDAPVAGLPDTEAFPEAEENSVTVTAEEPVSTFSVDVDTASWSIVRNSLTNGMLPPKDAVRVEEMVNYFPYDYPAPEGDAPFAAAIGVSDTPWREGTRIVHIGLQGALPAERPAMNLVFLIDTSGSMEQPDKLPLLKQSFRLMLGQLDPEDSVSIVTYAGSAGRVLDPTPASDRETILAALERLQAGGGTAGQAGLQQAYATAAEMAGDGEVSRVILATDGDFNIGISDPDDLKDYIAAQRESGTYLSVLGFGRGNLDDATMQALAQTGNGMASYIDTLAEAQKVLVDQLTGALVPIADDVKIQVEWNPAAVSEYRLIGYETRALRREDFNNDKVDAGEIGAGHQVTAIYEITPAGSDARMTDPLRYGAAQPVAGDASELGFLKLRHKAPGEEVSQLIEVPIMADAAPLPDAQWATAIAGFGQILRGSDMVGDWSIGDAMALAQGSRGEDPYGYRQEAITLMRLAESLSQ; encoded by the coding sequence ATGAGCGGTGACGAGTTCGACGATCTGAAGCGCGCCTTCGATGCGGGCCTGCCCGGGCCGGACCCCGAGGCGCGCAAGCGCGCCCTGACGCTGGCGATGAAAAATTTCGACGACCTCCAAGGATCGACCGATGCGGCGCGTCTGACCTCTGAGCCCACCCGGGAGGGGGGCATTCTCAGAGGAGTGCGCAAGATGTACGCAACGATTTCCAGCAAAGGCTTTCTGACCGCGACGACCGCGCTGGCCGCTGTCGCCATGGTCACCGTCATTCCCGTTTTGCAGGAACAGGCACCAAGCCTGCGCAGCCGCGAGGCCACGCCAGAGCCCGTCGTGCTGACCGAAGAGGCCGAGCCGCCGCTGGTGGAACCCGCGCCCGTCGAAGAGGTCGAGGCCGCGCCCCCCATGGCCGACATGGCGGCGGAGCCGATGCCAGAGACCTTCGCCGCGCCCAGTGCCGCCGTTCAGAACCGCGCCATGGGCGGCGCCGCCAAGATGGCGCCCGGCGTGGTCAGCCCCGCCCCCATGCCCGCGCCGTCCTTCGACGCGCCGGTCGCCGGTCTGCCCGACACCGAGGCCTTCCCCGAAGCCGAGGAGAACAGCGTCACGGTCACGGCGGAAGAGCCCGTTTCGACCTTCTCGGTCGACGTGGACACGGCCTCTTGGTCCATCGTGCGCAACTCTCTGACCAACGGGATGCTGCCGCCGAAGGACGCCGTGCGGGTCGAGGAGATGGTGAACTACTTCCCCTATGACTACCCCGCGCCCGAGGGCGATGCGCCCTTCGCCGCCGCCATCGGTGTCTCGGACACGCCGTGGCGCGAAGGCACGCGGATCGTGCATATCGGGCTACAGGGCGCGCTGCCCGCAGAGCGGCCCGCGATGAACCTCGTCTTCCTGATCGACACCTCGGGGTCGATGGAGCAGCCCGACAAGCTGCCCCTGCTCAAGCAGAGCTTTCGCCTGATGCTGGGCCAGCTCGACCCCGAGGACAGCGTCTCCATCGTGACCTACGCGGGCAGCGCGGGCCGCGTGCTGGACCCGACGCCCGCCTCGGACCGCGAGACCATCCTTGCCGCGCTTGAACGCTTGCAGGCCGGGGGTGGCACCGCCGGTCAGGCGGGGTTGCAGCAGGCCTATGCCACCGCCGCCGAGATGGCCGGGGACGGAGAGGTCAGCCGGGTGATCCTTGCCACAGACGGCGATTTCAACATCGGCATCAGCGATCCGGACGACCTGAAGGACTACATCGCCGCCCAGCGCGAGAGCGGCACCTACCTGTCGGTGCTGGGCTTCGGGCGCGGCAATCTGGACGACGCGACCATGCAGGCGCTGGCGCAGACCGGAAACGGCATGGCCTCCTACATCGACACGCTGGCCGAGGCGCAGAAGGTGCTGGTGGACCAGTTGACCGGCGCGCTGGTGCCCATCGCCGACGACGTGAAGATCCAGGTGGAATGGAATCCCGCCGCCGTCTCGGAATACAGGCTGATCGGGTACGAGACTCGCGCCCTGCGCCGCGAGGATTTCAACAACGACAAGGTCGATGCCGGAGAGATCGGCGCGGGCCATCAGGTCACCGCGATCTACGAGATCACGCCCGCAGGGTCCGACGCGCGGATGACCGACCCGCTGCGATACGGCGCGGCGCAGCCGGTGGCGGGCGATGCATCCGAGCTGGGCTTCCTCAAGCTGCGCCACAAGGCGCCGGGCGAAGAGGTGAGCCAGTTGATCGAGGTGCCGATCATGGCGGATGCCGCGCCCCTGCCGGACGCGCAATGGGCCACGGCCATCGCGGGCTTCGGGCAGATCCTGCGCGGCTCGGACATGGTCGGCGACTGGAGCATCGGCGACGCCATGGCGCTGGCCCAAGGCTCGCGGGGCGAGGACCCCTACGGCTACCGGCAGGAGGCGATCACCCTGATGCGCTTGGCCGAGAGCCTGAGCCAATAA
- a CDS encoding RNA polymerase sigma factor translates to MDVSDETLARAAADGDRQAFALLVERVYDRVYAYAVKLTGSRAEAEDLAQDICAALPAKLRGFRGEAKLTTWLYRITVNAARDRFRRRATHAKAAEGWGDWELGRRAEEAETADRLDWLTEAMRGLSVELRETLALVLDGVTHAEAAQVLEVSEGTVSWRISECRKRLKAMKEAEA, encoded by the coding sequence ATGGATGTCAGTGACGAAACCCTCGCCCGCGCGGCGGCAGACGGCGACCGGCAGGCCTTTGCCCTGCTTGTCGAGCGGGTCTATGACCGTGTCTACGCCTATGCGGTAAAGCTGACCGGCAGCCGGGCCGAGGCCGAGGATCTGGCGCAGGACATCTGCGCCGCCCTGCCCGCCAAGCTGCGCGGCTTCCGGGGCGAGGCGAAGCTGACGACATGGCTTTACCGCATCACGGTGAACGCGGCGCGGGACCGGTTCCGGCGCCGCGCCACCCATGCCAAGGCCGCCGAGGGCTGGGGCGACTGGGAGTTGGGCCGCCGCGCCGAAGAGGCCGAGACGGCAGACCGTCTGGACTGGCTGACCGAGGCCATGCGCGGCCTTTCGGTCGAGTTGCGCGAGACGCTGGCGCTGGTGCTGGACGGCGTGACCCACGCCGAGGCGGCGCAGGTGCTGGAGGTCTCGGAAGGCACGGTCAGCTGGCGCATTTCGGAATGCCGCAAGCGGCTGAAGGCGATGAAGGAGGCAGAGGCATGA